The nucleotide sequence ctggataaagtaccgtggcttgccaccacgtataCCAGGTTGAaagctcgatactctgttgaccctacgacgtaagggtgaccgggcacttataaattcccgggaatattaacccccattgagcaatattgattatttgaaaaGAAAAGCTATGCAtaaactcttggggatgcacgtcgagggacagtctaaggttttcggagttgtcgggttggctggataatcgacagatgagcctcatgagccataggacaggcatgcatcatatacattctacttgaattacttgttgtgcattaactgggtgtgcctaagtgtactTGCCATGCTAAATGGATATTTGTTACCTGTAGTATTTGtgaccttcttgtgcttgcccttatttgtttatttttctgtgaaATGCTTAcggagatggaggtatggaggaatggcagtatgggacttagatttatTAAGTTAGActtagatactcttagaaaaccaccttttatggcttctgtttaatactctaagctctataatctgagtgtcggcattctaggattgcctctggcattcccaagaccttatatattttgtgtgtggcacctttaccatactgagaacctccggttctcattccatactatgttgttatttttcagatgcaggtcaagagtCGTCTCGTTAGGCGTCTAGACTGGTGAAGTGAagtggttactgggttattttgttgtacattgatgtatatatatatatatatatatatatagatatgtacttagctttctctccgcacaacttattcttttgatccacttagaggtttatggagaggtatgattttatttatgtacatttgggttttggatatgtataaatatatgtgagtatattctccggccagtcttgacttcgtaGGCTAAGTTAGGAGGTTATTATTTTGTATCCTTGGCtctctattcctacttttattaTCTTATATTTGATAGTTATAGTTTTCTTCAAACGCGACTTATTCCGATTCCGGAGCGTTGCACTTTTCATTTCgtgattttgttttacccattttttaAGGCTCCTAggttattatattctttctgctattatatgtatacATTTAATTTTAGAAGTCACATCACCTTGCCACCTCTGTTATACATCCTAGGTGTAatactctgtgtggtagggtgttacattatggtatcagagtagttcattCTTGTAGAGCCTGGGAGattgactgactatgcttctgtgcatatTGTGTGTGTGACTATGTGCTACCTAGGATATCCGACTAGTATGTGTAGCATACATGTTCGTGAGCATGCATTGGGACTTTAAAGCAttaaacttgagatattgagattgatcaccttaatatcaattgtttggtgtgaataggAACCAAATGTCGTCTCGAGGATCCGAGCAAAGTGTTTATAGGGAAAATCTTAGGACCGAACCGATGCAAGAACCTCGAGATGGAAACTCGGGTGCTGGAACAAGAAATGTAGGTCAATACTACAGGTCTATGGCCCTTACTGATTTTCTCAAGAGTAGTCCACCTCAGTTTAATAGAAATGTCAATGCGTTGGAGGCTGATCGGTGGTTTCGAGATGTGGAGAAGTTTTTGTACACTCAGCACGTTCCTAAAGTAGAGCCAATGGAAATAGTAATCCGCATGTTGGAGGGAGATGCTCAGAAATGGTGGCAGGAGTTATATCATACCTTGCAGATGGAGTTAACAGATATCCCTTGGAATAGATTCAAGACGGAATTTTACGGGAAATATTTCTTACATCCACTTTGCACTGCAAAGGAATTGGAGTTAATGCAGCTAAAGCAAAAGAATATGTCTGTTGCTGACTATACCCGCGAATTCGGCAACTTGTTCCGTCTCACAAGAGTTTGTCAAGAAAATCCAGCCGACTATGAGGAGTGGAAGTGTGCTCTGTATGAGAAAGAACTTAGGAGAGACATCTTTAACTACGTGTATCCGCAAAGGTTAACGAATTTCACTAAACTGGTTAAGAAGAGTCAATTCGCAGAAAATTACTTCATGAAGTGGGCGAAGCTACAGGAAGgtgataaaccccctttgtagggtttatcttgtacttcaTTTAGGGGATTATATCACCTTTtatccatatttattcaatgaaatagcatggttttatgattgtctcccaattcatgcttaagtgtaaaaacatgctttctagcccttaattagctaaatttaattcacccttgattccattagatgccttgatttgtttgttaagtgatttcaggtggAAAAGGCCAGGAatggatcaaagaagtgaagaggaaagcatacaaagtggagaaatcatggaaaagccaaagaattggaaATATGCATCCACGCACACGCGcattgtacgcgcacgcgtggattgcgaaAACCTcaaggggcgcgcacgcgtactaTACGCATACGCGCTGATGGCCGCACATGATTTTTAAACagaaaacgtgcccagcgatttctgagagctgtggggcccaatttacaaccaactttggcgccaaaatgcatataaagaccaag is from Arachis ipaensis cultivar K30076 chromosome B01, Araip1.1, whole genome shotgun sequence and encodes:
- the LOC110266398 gene encoding uncharacterized protein LOC110266398; protein product: MSSRGSEQSVYRENLRTEPMQEPRDGNSGAGTRNVGQYYRSMALTDFLKSSPPQFNRNVNALEADRWFRDVEKFLYTQHVPKVEPMEIVIRMLEGDAQKWWQELYHTLQMELTDIPWNRFKTEFYGKYFLHPLCTAKELELMQLKQKNMSVADYTREFGNLFRLTRVCQENPADYEEWKCALYEKELRRDIFNYVYPQRLTNFTKLVKKSQFAENYFMKWAKLQEGDKPPL